In the genome of Candidatus Binatia bacterium, the window CGTCAGTGATCTTGCCCTTACGAACCTTCGCTGGCCCGCATCGGGGGGCGATCGTAGCGTGGGCTTCACGAGAAGACGTTGGGGCGGAGGCTGAATGGCGACGCGTCTTTCCCTGATCCGGGCTGCGATCGAGGCCGGGAACTACCTGACCACCGACCATGCCGACCAGGGGATGGAGGATGACGATCTCAGCCCGCTCGATGTCGAGCATGCGATCATGCACGGTGTAATCCGCAAGAGGGAAACCGACAATCCACGCGGGCCGCGATGGGAGATCGTTGGCCCGGCAGAAGATGGCCGGGAGATTGCCGTCGTGCTCAGGATGGGTGGAGTCGGTGTGTTGATTATTACGGTCTACGAGAGGAAATAGGGGCATGCCGCGAAATTCGCTTAAGCCGAGTCAATGTGAGTACTGCGAAAGCCGCCGCTTTGTTCGCAGGACCGTCGACAAGATGCACCGCCACCGTGGGCAGTATTACCTGGTGCGCGGGGTTCCGGTCGTGGTGTGTTTGGGCTGCGGCGCGCGCTACTGGCCAGGCAGCGTGTTACGCGACATTGTGGCCTCGATCGACAAGCGCGGCCGCGGTCGTGAGCAGTTGAGCGTGCCGGTGGTCCAGCTTACGGCGGCGTAGGATCGGCGCAGGCGAAGCACCCCGCGGCAAGGGATCAAGACACCCATGTTGTACTAACGAAGAGGGATCAAGACACCCATGTTGTACTAATGCCAGAACTGACGAGACACCCATCCGCGATGGCCGTGGGCGACCGGGTTGGTACGTTGGCGACCGGCAACCGGACGTGCTGGCGGTGGTC includes:
- a CDS encoding DUF4258 domain-containing protein; this translates as MATRLSLIRAAIEAGNYLTTDHADQGMEDDDLSPLDVEHAIMHGVIRKRETDNPRGPRWEIVGPAEDGREIAVVLRMGGVGVLIITVYERK